A stretch of the Kroppenstedtia eburnea genome encodes the following:
- the gerD gene encoding spore germination lipoprotein GerD produces MYRAKQRALPLILSLLLVILTSCSPNPKPESKQQGYRESKQLVMDVLHTQEGKKALKEIIREPEFKREIIISDQDVEKAITQSMSDPKMRKQLEKLFAKPQVAASFAKATQKEQKELLKQLMKDPEYQKMMLDILKDPEFSKQLNQVMKSRENRKRMQKVMEEALESPTFKEKFLKLLSEAMKKPPSEKGGKPQEEGQKEGGEKKESEMGI; encoded by the coding sequence ATGTACAGAGCAAAACAGCGGGCACTCCCACTGATCTTATCCTTACTCCTGGTCATCCTCACATCCTGCAGTCCCAACCCCAAACCGGAGAGCAAACAACAGGGCTATCGGGAATCAAAACAGTTGGTGATGGATGTCCTCCACACTCAAGAAGGAAAAAAAGCTTTGAAAGAGATCATCCGGGAACCTGAATTCAAAAGAGAAATCATCATTTCGGATCAGGATGTTGAGAAAGCGATCACGCAGTCGATGTCGGATCCAAAAATGAGAAAACAACTGGAGAAGCTGTTCGCAAAGCCCCAGGTGGCCGCCAGCTTTGCCAAGGCGACACAAAAGGAGCAGAAAGAGCTGTTAAAACAGTTGATGAAGGATCCCGAATATCAGAAGATGATGCTGGATATCCTGAAGGACCCGGAATTTTCCAAGCAATTGAACCAAGTGATGAAAAGCAGGGAAAACCGGAAGCGGATGCAAAAAGTGATGGAAGAAGCCTTGGAGAGCCCCACTTTCAAGGAAAAGTTTCTCAAGTTGCTCAGTGAAGCCATGAAAAAGCCACCTTCGGAAAAAGGCGGCAAGCCACAGGAAGAGGGCCAAAAAGAAGGAGGGGAGAAAAAAGAGAGTGAAATGGGGATATAG
- a CDS encoding ABC transporter permease produces MSTTATIATLGFIIIAMALSLWLKLKLEREILIATIRAAIQLMAIGYVLQLIFAADRWYFVLGMILLSILVAARNSASRGAGIPWIFTRVFVTIAAVSGLTLGMMLFLDMIEPRPQTLIPISGMLVGNAMVVSSLLLNRMKENAETMKEEILVALSLGATGAQASRRATHRAIRAGMIPIVDSMKTVGLVQLPGMMTGLILAGTSPVEAVRYQLLVMFSFTASSALVSILLGLMVYPTLFNSAHQFVGWQQTEGDK; encoded by the coding sequence ATGAGTACAACCGCAACCATCGCCACATTGGGGTTTATCATCATTGCCATGGCTCTTTCACTCTGGTTGAAATTGAAGTTGGAGCGGGAAATTCTGATCGCGACCATTCGGGCTGCCATTCAATTGATGGCGATCGGCTATGTACTGCAACTGATCTTTGCAGCGGACCGGTGGTATTTCGTCCTGGGAATGATACTTCTGTCCATCCTGGTGGCAGCCCGAAACTCAGCTTCCCGGGGAGCCGGCATACCCTGGATCTTCACCCGGGTTTTTGTCACCATCGCGGCTGTATCCGGTTTGACACTGGGGATGATGCTCTTTCTGGATATGATTGAACCCCGCCCGCAGACGTTGATTCCCATCAGTGGGATGCTGGTGGGCAATGCGATGGTGGTCTCCTCTCTCCTGTTGAATCGGATGAAAGAAAACGCGGAGACGATGAAAGAAGAGATCCTGGTGGCACTCTCACTGGGGGCCACCGGGGCGCAGGCCAGTCGCAGGGCCACCCATCGGGCGATTCGGGCCGGTATGATCCCGATCGTCGATTCGATGAAGACGGTGGGCCTGGTTCAACTCCCCGGGATGATGACGGGTTTGATCCTCGCCGGGACCAGCCCGGTGGAAGCGGTCCGCTATCAATTGTTGGTGATGTTTTCCTTTACCGCATCCAGTGCTCTGGTCAGCATTTTGCTGGGGTTGATGGTGTATCCCACACTGTTTAATTCAGCCCACCAGTTTGTGGGCTGGCAACAGACTGAAGGAGACAAGTGA
- a CDS encoding Mrp/NBP35 family ATP-binding protein yields MLTVEQILEALRKVEEPELKNNLVALNLVRNIRIFGDRVALTVMLFSEDSPHRESLREEVIAALRQAGAEEVEIEFDTLSAKEQEALAERIRREHQEKVRTRRAAGRTPLQQQNQVPSLLSKDSPTEFISVASGKGGVGKSTVAVNLAVALAREGKRVGVIDADIYGFSVPDMMGIEERPAVVDKTIYPVERFGVKVISMGFFVEENAPVIWRGPMLGKMLRNFFQEVDWGELDYMILDLPPGTGDVALDVHQMLPQSKELLVTTPHATAAFVAARAGAMAIHTKHEILGVVENMAYYQCSSCGNRDYIFGRDGGEKLAEELNTELLIQIPLGAPDNGNPEDPDFSPSIYEEGSPTGQLYRDLARKVLDRT; encoded by the coding sequence ATGCTGACCGTTGAACAGATATTGGAGGCTCTCCGTAAAGTGGAAGAGCCGGAGTTGAAGAACAATCTGGTGGCACTGAACCTGGTCCGCAACATTCGGATCTTTGGGGATCGGGTGGCCTTGACCGTTATGCTTTTCTCCGAAGATTCTCCACACCGGGAATCGCTTCGGGAAGAAGTGATCGCCGCTCTTCGTCAAGCCGGCGCTGAAGAGGTGGAGATTGAATTTGACACCCTCTCCGCCAAAGAACAGGAAGCTTTGGCGGAGAGGATTCGCCGGGAACATCAGGAAAAGGTGCGTACCCGCCGGGCGGCCGGCCGCACCCCCTTGCAGCAGCAAAATCAGGTCCCCTCACTCCTGTCCAAGGATTCCCCCACGGAATTCATTTCGGTCGCCAGCGGGAAAGGGGGCGTCGGAAAATCCACCGTTGCCGTCAATCTGGCTGTGGCACTGGCCCGGGAAGGAAAACGGGTGGGAGTGATTGATGCGGATATCTACGGATTCAGCGTCCCGGATATGATGGGGATCGAAGAGCGGCCTGCGGTGGTGGATAAGACCATCTATCCTGTGGAACGTTTCGGCGTCAAAGTGATCTCCATGGGCTTTTTCGTGGAGGAAAATGCACCTGTCATCTGGCGGGGACCGATGTTGGGCAAAATGTTGCGCAACTTCTTCCAGGAGGTGGATTGGGGAGAACTGGATTATATGATTCTTGATCTGCCGCCGGGAACCGGAGATGTCGCCCTCGATGTCCATCAGATGTTGCCTCAAAGTAAGGAACTGTTGGTCACCACCCCTCATGCCACCGCCGCTTTCGTGGCTGCCCGGGCAGGAGCGATGGCCATCCACACGAAACATGAGATCCTCGGTGTGGTGGAAAATATGGCCTATTACCAATGCTCTTCCTGCGGAAACCGCGACTACATATTCGGCCGGGACGGAGGGGAAAAGTTGGCTGAAGAACTGAATACGGAACTGCTCATCCAGATTCCTCTCGGGGCTCCCGACAACGGCAATCCCGAGGATCCCGACTTCTCCCCGTCCATTTATGAAGAGGGGAGTCCCACAGGTCAACTTTACCGCGATCTGGCACGGAAAGTGTTGGACCGGACTTGA
- a CDS encoding ABC transporter ATP-binding protein encodes MGALIRIDAVTKRYRGAHGTVTPLNRISAEIPQGRLVVFMGPSGTGKSTLFRLLNRLENPDEGEITYRGIPLTKWDPVRLRREMHYVHQTPILFLDTVEENLSYPLSLQGEKASTDRMREVLEQVGLPESFLKRPVDGLSGGEKQRVNLARSLMLDPPVLMLDEPTSSLDPKSVETVEKMMIRIRDLGRTVLLISHDREQAERVADMLWKLEVGRLIPGEVMG; translated from the coding sequence ATGGGAGCGTTGATTCGGATCGATGCCGTGACCAAACGGTACCGCGGCGCCCATGGTACCGTAACCCCCCTGAACAGGATTTCCGCGGAGATTCCACAGGGGAGACTGGTGGTCTTTATGGGCCCCTCGGGAACGGGGAAGAGCACGCTGTTTCGCCTCCTGAACCGTCTCGAAAATCCCGATGAAGGGGAGATCACTTATCGGGGAATTCCCCTGACAAAATGGGACCCGGTTCGCCTGCGGCGGGAGATGCACTATGTTCATCAAACTCCGATCCTGTTTTTGGACACCGTGGAGGAAAACCTGTCCTACCCTTTGTCTCTTCAGGGTGAAAAGGCATCGACGGACCGGATGAGAGAGGTGCTGGAACAGGTGGGACTGCCGGAGTCCTTCCTGAAGAGACCCGTCGATGGCTTGTCGGGAGGGGAGAAACAACGGGTCAATCTGGCCCGCTCCCTGATGCTGGACCCCCCTGTCCTGATGTTGGATGAACCGACATCCTCCCTCGATCCCAAAAGCGTCGAAACTGTGGAAAAAATGATGATCAGGATCCGGGATTTGGGTCGAACCGTCCTGTTAATCAGCCACGACCGGGAACAGGCGGAAAGAGTGGCCGATATGTTGTGGAAATTGGAAGTGGGGCGGTTGATCCCGGGGGAGGTGATGGGATGA